The genomic region GCTCGACGCCCCCCATGACGGCCTCCCGCACGTCCCGCACGGCCTCGTGGCCGTCGAAATAGTTCTTGGCGGCCACGACCCGGAAGTCGACGCCGCGGTCCAGAGCGGAACTCTCCGACGTGTCGGTGTCCTCGCGCGGCACCGCGATGGGCTCGCCGACGAGGAAGACGAACAGCTCCCGCTGGGCCCCGGACTGCAACTGGTGGAACCGGTGCGCGACCTGTTCCACGCCGACGACCACCTCCACGACACCGCCCGCCGTGTGTGCGGCGGTGTTGCGGTACTGCTCGGTCAGCTGCGCATACGCGGTCTCGGCCAGGTGCAGGGCGTTGCGCTGCTCGACGAGGAGGGGGGCCAGGGCCACCGAGGGCGGGGTGAGCCGGTAGCGGGCGGCCCCGGGACCGGCCTCGACGAGTTCGACCGGGCCGGGGATCCCCGTCCCGGTGGCGACGGCCACCAAGCCGCGCGCCGCGAGGCCGAGCAGGATCCGGTCGCTCTCGGCCTCGTCCAGTCCGGTCTGCTGGGCGAGGTCCTGCGCGGATGCCGCCGGGCGCGCCAACAGGGCCGTGTATATGGCCTCTTCGGGCGGGCCCAGTCCGAGCGCCTGCAGCATCCGGTTCCTCCTGGGGCGGCCACCGTGTCCGGCCCCGGCACAACTCACGTGCACCGAGCGGGTCTTTTCCGTCGAACCCTATCTCTCAACCGGAATACGTCGTTTTCCGCTTCGCCTGTCGGTACCGGTGGGTGGACATGTCCCGGGCGGGAGGCACGGAAGCCACTGATCCCTGAAGTCCGTGCCCCTGAGGAGCCCGTGCCTGAGGAGCCCGTGCCCCTGAAGCCCGGAAGGGGCCTCCGACACACGTCGGAGGCCCCTTCCGGGAAAACTTTCACAGATGGCGGCGGACGAGCCGGCCTGTACGCCGGGTTCTGTCGCCCGGTGACCTCGCGGTCGCCGGGGAGACGGCCATCCATCTAGGACCGGCATTGCTGCCGGCCTCCTGCGGTCTACCCGCGGACTCGGGCGAGCAGCCCTCGAACGTCCGCGCAGGATCGTCTTGCGACAACCCCTCTTGACCTTGCTCCAGGTGGGGTTTACCTAGCCGCCTGAGTCACCTCAGGCGCTGGTGGTCTCTTACACCACCGTTTCACCCTTACCGGGGGCCTTGCGGACCCCGGCGGTCTGTTTTC from Streptomyces sp. NBC_01267 harbors:
- a CDS encoding helix-turn-helix transcriptional regulator; this encodes MLQALGLGPPEEAIYTALLARPAASAQDLAQQTGLDEAESDRILLGLAARGLVAVATGTGIPGPVELVEAGPGAARYRLTPPSVALAPLLVEQRNALHLAETAYAQLTEQYRNTAAHTAGGVVEVVVGVEQVAHRFHQLQSGAQRELFVFLVGEPIAVPREDTDTSESSALDRGVDFRVVAAKNYFDGHEAVRDVREAVMGGVELRVADSLPLKMVISDRERAMVPLDMTDPGGEPSAIVVHRSGLLTALVHLFEKEWAQARPLYTTPTGLGEEPAAEQQPSEEELEVLAMLLAGISDRRAASQLGLSLRTVERRVRRLMDLAGVESRLQLGWHAARMGWL